The following proteins are co-located in the Doryrhamphus excisus isolate RoL2022-K1 chromosome 3, RoL_Dexc_1.0, whole genome shotgun sequence genome:
- the LOC131125727 gene encoding phosphatidylinositol 4-phosphate 5-kinase type-1 alpha-like isoform X5 yields the protein MEMEGLTAEPNRRCEEEAGIGLQLDLADTDTAKKSQIEMPSPFGTGQAHEKKIGHRRVDASGETTYKKTTSSALKGAIQLGIGYTVGNLSSKPERDVLMQDFYVVESIFFPSEGSNLTPAHHFPDFRFKTYAPVAFRYFRELFGIRPDDYLYSLCNEPLIELTNPGASGSIFYVTRDDEFIVKTVQHKEAEFLQKLLPGYYMNLNQNPRTLLPKFFGLYCVQCGGKNIRVVVMNNILPRSVRMHLKFDLKGSTYKRRASKKEREKSKPTFKDLDFLSDVPEGLSLDQDTYNALVKTLQRDCLVLESFKIMDYSLLLGVHSKTQAERERQSQGSPADGADETRPVGQKALYSTAMESIQGGSRCRETLDRDDTMGGIPAVGVKGERLLLFIGIIDILQSYRLIKKLEHSWKSLIHDGDTVSVHRPGFYAERFYKFCSNVVFKKSCSLRPSPSKRGRGALSMFKSSAGGSELRSQHPSQSDEKQENMDNLESLRGPHSFVVLEDSGREPPCTPPSFEDATTASIATTLSSNNSLPTTPFDTPEHPRCRKQMLSPKSHKDVVEVHEKKQDTITVEVELSKIPASTELTQRTEATSPADSQPSFIPPSTPPSFSPSSAHSSSTLPPTFISSSTTAQSACQSSSTLSSSIRPSTKPLTSPSSPLTHIVPHTQTPVTRNVATLPPSSAFTPICPASSQSSMQSSPPHLSETLPTGEPTGSLAVQDSSNQLSVSSSHDSLDGEVQVSDIYFTQEDRSCMHSPHYGSENDLP from the exons ATACAGCCAAGAAGAGTCAAATAGAG ATGCCATCCCCATTTGGAACAGGCCAAGCTCATGAGAAGAAGATTGGCCACAGAAGAGTAGATGCCTCCGGAGAAACAACCTACAAGAAG ACCACCTCCTCCGCCTTAAAAGGGGCCATCCAATTGGGTATTGGATATACTGTTGGCAACCTCAGCTCCAAGCCCGAGAGAGATGTGCTCATGCAGGACTTCTATGTGGTGGAAAGCATCTTCTTCCCCAG TGAGGGCAGTAACCTCACGCCAGCCCACCACTTCCCAGACTTCAGGTTTAAAACCTATGCCCCCGTGGCCTTTCGCTACTTCAGGGAGCTGTTTGGGATACGACCAGATGACTACCtg TATTCTCTCTGTAATGAGCCACTGATTGAGTTGACCAATCCAGGAGCGAGCGGCTCCATATTTTACGTAACACGAGATGATGAGTTCATTGTCAAAACTGTCCAACACAAGGAGGCAGAATTCCTACAGAAGTTGCTTCCTGGTTACTACATG AACTTGAACCAGAACCCTCGGACGCTGCTGCCCAAGTTCTTTGGCCTCTACTGTGTCCAGTGCGGGGGGAAAAACATCCGGGTTGTCGTGATGAACAATATTCTTCCACGCTCTGTTCGTATGCACCTTAAATTTGACCTGAAGGGCTCCACTTATAAGAGACGAGCATCCAAGAAGGAACGAGAGAAGTCCAAACCCACTTTTAAAGATCTGGACTTTTTGAGTGATGTTCCTGAGGGCCTTAGTTTGGACCAGGATACATACAACGCTCTGGTCAAAACTCTGCAAAGAGACTGTCTG GTGCTGGAAAGTTTTAAGATTATGGACTACAGTTTACTCCTTGGTGTCCACAGCAAGACACAAGCAGAAAGAGAGCGTCAGTCCCAGGGTtctccagcagatggcgctgatGAAACGCGTCCTGTCGGCCAGAAAGCTCTGTACTCCACTGCAATGGAGTCTATACAGGGAGGGTCCAGATGCAGGGAAACTCTGGACCGTGATGACAC AATGGGGGGCATTCCAGCTGTGGGAGTTAAAGGAGAGCGCCTGCTCTTGTTTATCGGTATCATTGACATTCTGCAGTCTTATCG GTTGATTAAGAAATTGGAGCACTCCTGGAAGTCTCTCATCCATGATGGG GACACAGTATCCGTTCACAGACCAGGTTTCTATGCTGAGCGCTTCTACAAATTTTGTAGCAACGTCGTCTTCAAGAAGAGTTGCT CATTGAGACCGTCTCCTTCTAAACGAGGACGAGGAGCTCTTTCCATGTTCAAGTCCAGTGCTGGTGGATCTGAGCTAAGGAGCCAGCATCCCTCACAGAGTGATGAGAAGCAAGAAAACATGGACAACCTGGAGAGCCTGCGAGGACCTCATAGCTTTGTCGTGTTGGAGGACAGTG GGCGAGAGCCACCCTGCACACCTCCCTCCTTTGAAGACGCCACCACAGCATCAATCGCCACCACGCTCTCCTCTAACAACTCCTTACCCACCACCCCCTTCGATACACCCGAGCACCCACGCTGCAGGAAACAAATGCTCTCACCCAA GTCCCACAAAGATGTAGTTGAGGTTCACGAGAAGAAGCAGGACACCATAACAGTTGAGGTGGAGCTCAG TAAAATTCCAGCCAGCACCGAGCTCACACAGAGGACAGAAGCAACCTCGCCAGCTGACAGTCAGCCCAGCTTCATTCCTCCATCCACTCCTCCGTCTTTCAGTCCTTCATCTGCACATTCCTCATCCACCCTTCCTCCCACCTTCATCTCTTCCTCCACCACTGCTCAGTCAGCTTGCCAGTCCTCCTCCACACTTTCCAGTTCCATCCGCCCATCCACCAAACCACTCACCTCTCCATCCTCCCCCCTCACCCACATCGTCCCTCACACACAAACCCCAGTGACCCGAAATGTTGCCACTCTGCCGCCCTCCTCAGCATTTACCCCCATCTGTCCCGCATCCTCTCAGTCTTCCATGCAGAGCTCCCCTCCTCATCTTTCTGAGACTCTCCCCACTGGCGAGCCAACAGGCTCTCTAGCTGTGCAAGACTCAAGCAATCAGCTGTCTGTCTCCAGCAGCCACGACTCGTTGGACGGGGAAGTGCAGGTTTCTGATATCTACTTT
- the LOC131125727 gene encoding phosphatidylinositol 4-phosphate 5-kinase type-1 alpha-like isoform X4, with product MEMEGLTAEPNRRCEEEAGIGLQLDLADTDTAKKSQIEMPSPFGTGQAHEKKIGHRRVDASGETTYKKTTSSALKGAIQLGIGYTVGNLSSKPERDVLMQDFYVVESIFFPSEGSNLTPAHHFPDFRFKTYAPVAFRYFRELFGIRPDDYLYSLCNEPLIELTNPGASGSIFYVTRDDEFIVKTVQHKEAEFLQKLLPGYYMNLNQNPRTLLPKFFGLYCVQCGGKNIRVVVMNNILPRSVRMHLKFDLKGSTYKRRASKKEREKSKPTFKDLDFLSDVPEGLSLDQDTYNALVKTLQRDCLVLESFKIMDYSLLLGVHSKTQAERERQSQGSPADGADETRPVGQKALYSTAMESIQGGSRCRETLDRDDTMGGIPAVGVKGERLLLFIGIIDILQSYRLIKKLEHSWKSLIHDGDTVSVHRPGFYAERFYKFCSNVVFKKSCSLRPSPSKRGRGALSMFKSSAGGSELRSQHPSQSDEKQENMDNLESLRGPHSFVVLEDSGREPPCTPPSFEDATTASIATTLSSNNSLPTTPFDTPEHPRCRKQMLSPKSHKDVVEVHEKKQDTITVEVELSKIPASTELTQRTEATSPADSQPSFIPPSTPPSFSPSSAHSSSTLPPTFISSSTTAQSACQSSSTLSSSIRPSTKPLTSPSSPLTHIVPHTQTPVTRNVATLPPSSAFTPICPASSQSSMQSSPPHLSETLPTGEPTGSLAVQDSSNQLSVSSSHDSLDGEVQVSDIYFQTQEDRSCMHSPHYGSENDLP from the exons ATACAGCCAAGAAGAGTCAAATAGAG ATGCCATCCCCATTTGGAACAGGCCAAGCTCATGAGAAGAAGATTGGCCACAGAAGAGTAGATGCCTCCGGAGAAACAACCTACAAGAAG ACCACCTCCTCCGCCTTAAAAGGGGCCATCCAATTGGGTATTGGATATACTGTTGGCAACCTCAGCTCCAAGCCCGAGAGAGATGTGCTCATGCAGGACTTCTATGTGGTGGAAAGCATCTTCTTCCCCAG TGAGGGCAGTAACCTCACGCCAGCCCACCACTTCCCAGACTTCAGGTTTAAAACCTATGCCCCCGTGGCCTTTCGCTACTTCAGGGAGCTGTTTGGGATACGACCAGATGACTACCtg TATTCTCTCTGTAATGAGCCACTGATTGAGTTGACCAATCCAGGAGCGAGCGGCTCCATATTTTACGTAACACGAGATGATGAGTTCATTGTCAAAACTGTCCAACACAAGGAGGCAGAATTCCTACAGAAGTTGCTTCCTGGTTACTACATG AACTTGAACCAGAACCCTCGGACGCTGCTGCCCAAGTTCTTTGGCCTCTACTGTGTCCAGTGCGGGGGGAAAAACATCCGGGTTGTCGTGATGAACAATATTCTTCCACGCTCTGTTCGTATGCACCTTAAATTTGACCTGAAGGGCTCCACTTATAAGAGACGAGCATCCAAGAAGGAACGAGAGAAGTCCAAACCCACTTTTAAAGATCTGGACTTTTTGAGTGATGTTCCTGAGGGCCTTAGTTTGGACCAGGATACATACAACGCTCTGGTCAAAACTCTGCAAAGAGACTGTCTG GTGCTGGAAAGTTTTAAGATTATGGACTACAGTTTACTCCTTGGTGTCCACAGCAAGACACAAGCAGAAAGAGAGCGTCAGTCCCAGGGTtctccagcagatggcgctgatGAAACGCGTCCTGTCGGCCAGAAAGCTCTGTACTCCACTGCAATGGAGTCTATACAGGGAGGGTCCAGATGCAGGGAAACTCTGGACCGTGATGACAC AATGGGGGGCATTCCAGCTGTGGGAGTTAAAGGAGAGCGCCTGCTCTTGTTTATCGGTATCATTGACATTCTGCAGTCTTATCG GTTGATTAAGAAATTGGAGCACTCCTGGAAGTCTCTCATCCATGATGGG GACACAGTATCCGTTCACAGACCAGGTTTCTATGCTGAGCGCTTCTACAAATTTTGTAGCAACGTCGTCTTCAAGAAGAGTTGCT CATTGAGACCGTCTCCTTCTAAACGAGGACGAGGAGCTCTTTCCATGTTCAAGTCCAGTGCTGGTGGATCTGAGCTAAGGAGCCAGCATCCCTCACAGAGTGATGAGAAGCAAGAAAACATGGACAACCTGGAGAGCCTGCGAGGACCTCATAGCTTTGTCGTGTTGGAGGACAGTG GGCGAGAGCCACCCTGCACACCTCCCTCCTTTGAAGACGCCACCACAGCATCAATCGCCACCACGCTCTCCTCTAACAACTCCTTACCCACCACCCCCTTCGATACACCCGAGCACCCACGCTGCAGGAAACAAATGCTCTCACCCAA GTCCCACAAAGATGTAGTTGAGGTTCACGAGAAGAAGCAGGACACCATAACAGTTGAGGTGGAGCTCAG TAAAATTCCAGCCAGCACCGAGCTCACACAGAGGACAGAAGCAACCTCGCCAGCTGACAGTCAGCCCAGCTTCATTCCTCCATCCACTCCTCCGTCTTTCAGTCCTTCATCTGCACATTCCTCATCCACCCTTCCTCCCACCTTCATCTCTTCCTCCACCACTGCTCAGTCAGCTTGCCAGTCCTCCTCCACACTTTCCAGTTCCATCCGCCCATCCACCAAACCACTCACCTCTCCATCCTCCCCCCTCACCCACATCGTCCCTCACACACAAACCCCAGTGACCCGAAATGTTGCCACTCTGCCGCCCTCCTCAGCATTTACCCCCATCTGTCCCGCATCCTCTCAGTCTTCCATGCAGAGCTCCCCTCCTCATCTTTCTGAGACTCTCCCCACTGGCGAGCCAACAGGCTCTCTAGCTGTGCAAGACTCAAGCAATCAGCTGTCTGTCTCCAGCAGCCACGACTCGTTGGACGGGGAAGTGCAGGTTTCTGATATCTACTTT